A genomic stretch from Lathyrus oleraceus cultivar Zhongwan6 chromosome 2, CAAS_Psat_ZW6_1.0, whole genome shotgun sequence includes:
- the LOC127119859 gene encoding E3 ubiquitin-protein ligase ATL59-like, with translation MADDNGDNPLSDKVVILLIAMGSALFVVSLYHVISICFCRQQRATTNQNSPRLAAADESASTSVANIIPTHKYLKRSKADVSDEERDTCAVCLGDFEEGEELRTMPECLHSFHVQCIDMWLHSHSSCPICRASAAPSPAVNEQHRSIDISHTEAPLAIMQRGLVRW, from the coding sequence ATGGCAGATGATAATGGTGATAACCCTCTATCTGACAAAGTTGTTATCCTCCTTATCGCCATGGGTTCAGCATTATTTGTTGTCTCATTGTACCATGTCATATCCATTTGTTTTTGCCGCCAACAACGAGCCACCACAAACCAAAACTCACCACGGCTCGCCGCGGCAGATGAAAGCGCATCGACGTCAGTGGCAAACATTATCCCAACACACAAGTACCTCAAGAGAAGTAAAGCTGATGTTTCGGATGAAGAAAGAGACACATGTGCCGTGTGTTTGGGAGATTTTGAGGAGGGTGAAGAGTTGAGGACTATGCCTGAGTGCTTGCACTCCTTTCATGTACAATGTATTGACATGTGGCTCCATTCGCATTCGAGTTGCCCCATTTGCCGCGCCAGTGCCGCCCCTTCGCCGGCCGTGAATGAACAACATCGCAGCATAGATATTAGTCATACGGAGGCTCCACTTGCTATCATGCAACGTGGGTTGGTGCGATGGTGA